The sequence below is a genomic window from Lolium perenne isolate Kyuss_39 chromosome 4, Kyuss_2.0, whole genome shotgun sequence.
cataagaaattatagatacgttggagacgtatcaataagccGAGAATTGGGGGTTCCGTGCTGGGGCGCTGCAAGAGCAAGCCGAGGAAGaggatggaatgatattgtgtgcTTTGTTACATTATTTTTGTGCTTTGTTAAGCTTAAATTATTTGTTTACTATGTTGAACTTGTTAAATTATTTCTATGATTTTTTGAACTTGTGATAAATTATAGTAGTTCAGTTGTTCTTACAAATTTAAATTATATCAAAAATAGTGTATGGGGCGTATGGTGTGAACGGTTGGGCGCCGGCACCCCCCATACAGGTccaagaaaaagagcttcgccagACACCGTATTGGGGGGCGAGTGAAGATGCTCATAGAGATAAGATATTCACATATTTATGTGGAGATCCCGGTGCGCCTCTCCTTTCACGTTTCATTCACACTTCCGTTGTCACGAAAAATCTTAAACCTCAGAAAACCTAGGTTTTATGTGAGCGGATCGAAATTCAGCCTAACTTTGGCCCTTTGGGTCGCCTTtttgtccccccccccccccccccgacaaCAAGAGGATGTGACTCGTGTCCTTCCTTGTAATTGTAATTTGAAGGTCTTGTATTTGTGACATGAATGGGGTACATGAAAAGTAGTCGCGCCCGCATCTCATTATCGGATGCCACACTTCcaagttttcaaaaaaatcgaaaaaatgttGTGTACTATACATCTGTAAAGTTTCattcaaaatttaaaaatgtCTGGCCCGCACAAAAAAAATGATATGTGATTAGTTATGGAAAACTATTTACTTTGGTCTTTTCTACAGGTCACATATGGTCGTATTTTGGAACTAAATTTATATGTGCACAAGATGCAACATAACCTATGCCCACGATTTTATTTCATATTTTTTGAAAATTTGAAAGTGCAGAATATTCGCACGGATAATGGGGTGTGGCGTAACTAGTTGCAGAATATTCGCACTCGACACGACAGACAGACGCTGATCGATATCTTGATATTTTTTTCGAGGTTCTTCAAACCCACACACGAGTTACATTTCTACTAGAAGGCAAGACAGGATGGAAGACGGAGGAAGAACAGACAGCAACAACAAAAAACGACGACTCACGGGTGACGGGTCCATACCACACCGATGCCAAGCACAAGATGGCGAAGAGAATTTTTTCTCGCTTTGCCGTATCCGTGTCCTTGACTGTATTATCAAGCGCAAGCGGCAAATGTCACGGGGACGCACCAGCTTTCAGGCTTTATTAAAGCGAGCCGCAGATCTAACTAATTGGTCCTTTTCTCCGTCTCTCAAgtctcagcaccagaacaagcggCCCCAGCCGCGAGGCTTTTATTCGCCTTCTTTTTCTACTTTCACACCCTCCTTGTCCTAATGTGCTCCTGCCGCTCTTTAGCTTGCACGTCCTGTTTAATTGGCGTGCTTGATGGTGTATAAGTTAATCAGTGAGTGATGTTAGATGTCGGTCATGCAGGATTCATGCTTAATGCGTCTGATATACAAATGAAAAGTTACAAAATTAGACAAGTTATACAAGTGTAAGTTCGCACACACAAAAAGTGTAAAGATAAGAGGAGTCGAACTGCTTTCATGCAGCACGGAGACCATCTTCTTGTTTTGTTTATTCAGCCTTTTATTCTCAGAAAAATTATTCGTTCATTGATAATGGAAGAAAGAATAATTTAGACAGAACATTATACAGGGAAGATTGCTGACAAAGCTCCATCAGTCTACAGTGGAACTGCCCTTGCAAATTAAGCTGCAATCTGATCCAACCCATGACCCAATCCAAGACTGATGACAACTTGATTCCAAGAAAGCTACATCCATCCATGATCCATCCAACCATCACCTTCATTTCTCCCCAAATCACCATCTAAAAGTTATGATACACTTTGAGATGTTTAAGATACGACCAACACTTCCCTCCCTTGATTGAATCCCCCCAAATTTTACACCAGCGTGGTCAGCACACTTGGCTTGCGCCATTTTCGTGTCACTCATGTCCACGTCACCGCTATCGGACTCGCCACGCTGTGCTTTCCGCCGTCCGACCACACGAGCCGCCCGAACCCCACGGTGCCCGACGGCTGCGACTTGGCCGCCGTGAAGCTCACCGTGAACCTCTTCTTCTCCCCGACCGCCGTGAACTCCAGCTCCGTCGGCTTCACCTCCACGCTCACGCCGGCCATGGACACGGAGGCCTCCACCTTGTACGTGCCCGCCGCGCCCACGTTGGTGAGCGTCCGCGTGTGCGTCACCGTGGTCGACCCGGAGTCGCCGGTCTCGCCGTTCGCCGTGGAGTAGGCCACGGAGAAGGACGGGTAGTTGAGGTCGGAGACGGAGTAGGTCTTGTTGGCGGCGCACGCGTAGCTCTTGCTCCGGGACAGCGCGGCGATCATGTTGGGCGTGTACTTGAGCGCGCACAAGAATTCCACGTACTCGCCGGTGCCGATGTCGTACACCAGCCCCGGCTCCACCGCGCGGGTCGGGTCGACGTGGCCGGCGCCGTAGTCGAACGGCGTGGCGGCCTTGTCCGTCGCGGCATCCAGGATGGGCCCGGTGGCGCCGGCGGTGTACGTGGAGTAGGCGGTGGTCATCAGCGCCGACCGCACCGCGGCGGGGCTCCACTCCGGGTGCGCGCTCCTCAGCAGCGCGGCCAGGCCGCTCACGTGCGGGCACGACATGGAGGTGCCCGAGATGATGTTGAAGCTCACGCGGCGCGTGTCGGCGGCCTGCCCCGTCGGCCCCTCCTTGCCCGTCCACGCCGCCAGGATGTTCACCCCGGGCGCGATGATGTCCGGCTTCAGGATCTCCGGGGTCACCATGTTCGGCCCGCGCGACGAGAACGCCGCCACCAGCGGCGAGGGCCGCACGTCCACCTGCGTCCCGGCCACCACGATCGTCGCCGTGGGCTTGGCGTCGGACGCGATGTAGGATTTTATCAGGGCGCCCTCTTTCTCGCCCACGCCGGCCGCGGGGAGGAGGTGCGCGTCCGCCACCAGCTCCTGCCCGTTGGCGGCGGTGTTGGCCAGCACCATGCCCGCCCCACCGGCGTCGCGCACCACGAACCCCTTCTGCACGCGCGCGTTGATGCCGCGGTCGCACAGCACGATCTTGCCCGACACCTTCTCCGGCGAGAGCGTCCCCGGCATGCACAGGTTCCCGCTGGTGGAGTTGGACGCGTTGCCCGCGTAGACGATGGAGATCGGGGTCGTCGGGAGGGCCTTCCCGGCGTAGAGCGACACGCCGGTGTAGTTCCTGCCGTCGCCGAGCACGACGTACGCCGGGAAGTCGCGGTCGAGTGTGCCGGCGCCCACGGTGGTGATCCACGGCGCCACGTTGGACAGCGTGGAGCTCCCGGGCCCGGCGTTACCCGCGGAGCAGGACACCAGCACGTTCTGCTCCATGGCGGAGAACGCGCCGATGGCGACGCTGTCGCGCGCGTAGTCGGAGGACCCGCCGCCGAGCGAGAGCGAGAGCACGCCGCAGCCGTCGGCCACGGCGGCGTCCATCCCGGCGAGGATGTCGGAGCTGAAGCAGCCCCCGAGCCAGCACACCTTGTACACCGCGACGCGCGCCCTGGGCGCCATGCCGCGCGCCGTGCCGGACGCGAACCCGAATAGGTTCGCCCCCGCGACGGCGGACCCCGCGGCGGTGGAGGACGTGTGCGTGCCGTGCCCGTCGTCGTCGCGCGGGGACCGCGACTCTCTGCTGGGGTCCATGGGCCCCATCGCCGCCTCGTAGCCGCGGTTGAAGAACCGCGCGCCGATGAGCTTCTTGTTGCAGGCGGAGGAGTTGAAGTCCGTGCCGGTCATGCAGGTCCCCTTCCACGACGAAGGCACCTCCGCGAGGCCCGCGTCGTCGTAGCTCTTGCTCTCGGGCCATACGCCCGTATCCAGCACCCCGACGACGACGTCGCCGGCCGTGCCGGACTGCGGGAACAGGTTCTCGCTCCCGGCGAGGCCCAGGAACTCGGGCGTCCGCGTGGTGTGCAGCTCGTACCGCGTCTCCGGGTTCACGGCCAGCACGCCGTCCATGCCTGCCATGTCGCTCGCCTCCTGCGCCGTGAGCCGCGCCGAGAAGCCGTGCGCGACGGTGTCGTATGAGTAGAGCATcttggcggtggagacggagcgCAGGGACGCGCCGTACCACTCGCCGTGGTCGGCGTACTCCGCCGGCATCGCGGACTTGGCCATGTGGACTATGTACGTCGCGCGGGGCTCCGTCTCCGTGTCCGCCGCCGCCACAGCGGCGGCGAGCGCCAACACCAGCAGGAGCAGCAGCCTCGTCGTCATCTCGTCACTGCACCGGCTGGCGGCAGCTAGCGCGCCGTGTTATGTCTGTATGTGTAGCCGTGGCGTAAGCAAATCCGCCGTGGTAGTGTCACGACGAAGCTCAGCTCAGCTTAGCTAGCTCGTAGCTGCTAGAAAGACGTGTGGTTCTATATATACGGCGGCAGTGGCTACTGATTAAGAGATGAGTGGAAGAGTGTGAGCGAAAGATGGACGGTTGGTTGGTCCTGCAAGAGAAGGAGATGAAGTTTCTGTGTGGGTAAGTGATTGCTTGAGGGCAAGCGTAGATGGAAATTAAGGCAGTAAACCAAAGATGATGATATCCATGTCTGTAAGAAAAACTACTATTTCCAATTCATATTAATTAACTTAACTTTATCCATATATACAGGACAAAGTTTTCTCAAAACAATAACAAGGTTTTCCCCTAGCGAAATAACTAGGGTTTCTCTTTCCTCTGGCGGCGCCCCGGTGATCCCAGAGTTTCGTGGTTATCGATCGTGGTTCCGCTGATCGGATCGTCGTTCTCGCTGCTGTGTTACGGCCGTAGGGTATGGCTTCGTCGGAGAAACCTGCGGAGAGGAAGGAAGACGAAGGGCCTGGGAAATCGGGGAAGCCTGAAGATGAAGGGGAATCCAGTGGATCGTCGGGCAGAAACAAGGAAGAGGTCGAGGATCTGCTCGGAAGGCTGCATCTCCAGGAAGATGAGATCGAAGATTTTGTGTGGGAAGAAGAAGCAGACGAACCAGATTTCAAAGCAAAGTGGCTGGCGATAGCTCGAGTTCATACATCAAAAATAGGGTTTAGCCAGAGTGCACTATTTGCTGACATGAGATCATCATGGAATCCGGCGAAGGAGGTATCCTGGAGGAGAGTAGATGCAAATCTGTTCACTATACAATTCAATTGTCTAGCAGATTGGAACAAAGCCATGCATCAAGGTCCATGGCTCTTTAGGGACCAGGCACTAATCATTGAGGAATATGATGGATTTACCAATCCGAGAGCAGTAAAACTTGATAGAATAG
It includes:
- the LOC127293859 gene encoding subtilisin-like protease SBT1.7 translates to MTTRLLLLLVLALAAAVAAADTETEPRATYIVHMAKSAMPAEYADHGEWYGASLRSVSTAKMLYSYDTVAHGFSARLTAQEASDMAGMDGVLAVNPETRYELHTTRTPEFLGLAGSENLFPQSGTAGDVVVGVLDTGVWPESKSYDDAGLAEVPSSWKGTCMTGTDFNSSACNKKLIGARFFNRGYEAAMGPMDPSRESRSPRDDDGHGTHTSSTAAGSAVAGANLFGFASGTARGMAPRARVAVYKVCWLGGCFSSDILAGMDAAVADGCGVLSLSLGGGSSDYARDSVAIGAFSAMEQNVLVSCSAGNAGPGSSTLSNVAPWITTVGAGTLDRDFPAYVVLGDGRNYTGVSLYAGKALPTTPISIVYAGNASNSTSGNLCMPGTLSPEKVSGKIVLCDRGINARVQKGFVVRDAGGAGMVLANTAANGQELVADAHLLPAAGVGEKEGALIKSYIASDAKPTATIVVAGTQVDVRPSPLVAAFSSRGPNMVTPEILKPDIIAPGVNILAAWTGKEGPTGQAADTRRVSFNIISGTSMSCPHVSGLAALLRSAHPEWSPAAVRSALMTTAYSTYTAGATGPILDAATDKAATPFDYGAGHVDPTRAVEPGLVYDIGTGEYVEFLCALKYTPNMIAALSRSKSYACAANKTYSVSDLNYPSFSVAYSTANGETGDSGSTTVTHTRTLTNVGAAGTYKVEASVSMAGVSVEVKPTELEFTAVGEKKRFTVSFTAAKSQPSGTVGFGRLVWSDGGKHSVASPIAVTWT